In Thermotoga sp. Ku-13t, one genomic interval encodes:
- a CDS encoding ABC transporter substrate-binding protein produces the protein MKRLLIVSILLFVVILSATTLTVIGPWAGPEMENFMPVLQEFEKQTGIKIEYKIYRAEDLANLLPAQFAAKKAPGDVIFMWASFIKEYGQRGHILPLNGVIDESKYLPGALDAVKVGNQLYGAAYTGKVKPGFWYRKSFFEKYNLTPPRTWDEFVELLEKIKRIPNIKAPIASGDGVGWPLSDVTEHFLITFGGPELQLDLIENKVRWDSNLVMKGMNKLVTLLKNKHFGEPTEWTLVLKQWWNGDYALYFMGSWITGMVDDPNDLGVFALPGAAGVVFGADYAFVPKYTQYPEEAKKLIAWLCGPEGQAMQVKQGGHIATAIGIDLSVYPPVDREVAKIVQGVAMLPDLDDSIGGEFQPAFWDQLKLLWVAPDRLNEVIKTLQEKAPKK, from the coding sequence ATGAAAAGGCTGTTGATCGTATCGATTCTGCTCTTCGTTGTTATTCTGAGTGCTACAACGCTCACCGTCATAGGTCCATGGGCCGGTCCGGAAATGGAAAATTTCATGCCCGTGCTTCAGGAGTTCGAGAAACAAACGGGTATAAAGATCGAGTACAAGATCTACAGGGCGGAAGATCTGGCGAACCTGTTACCAGCTCAGTTCGCCGCGAAGAAAGCACCGGGAGATGTCATATTCATGTGGGCCAGCTTCATAAAAGAATACGGACAGAGAGGTCACATCCTCCCGCTCAACGGTGTCATCGATGAATCCAAGTATCTGCCTGGTGCACTGGATGCGGTGAAGGTTGGCAACCAGCTCTATGGAGCTGCGTACACCGGAAAGGTCAAACCGGGTTTCTGGTACAGAAAATCCTTCTTCGAAAAGTACAACCTCACACCACCGAGAACGTGGGATGAGTTTGTGGAGTTGCTCGAAAAGATCAAGAGGATTCCGAACATCAAAGCCCCCATTGCGAGTGGCGACGGTGTTGGCTGGCCTCTGTCGGATGTCACGGAACATTTCTTGATCACCTTCGGTGGTCCTGAACTGCAGCTCGATCTCATCGAGAACAAAGTGCGCTGGGACAGCAACCTGGTCATGAAGGGTATGAACAAGCTTGTCACACTCCTCAAGAACAAACACTTCGGTGAGCCTACAGAATGGACACTCGTATTGAAACAGTGGTGGAACGGTGATTACGCACTCTACTTCATGGGAAGCTGGATCACGGGTATGGTCGACGATCCAAACGACCTCGGTGTGTTTGCCCTTCCAGGAGCGGCTGGCGTGGTGTTCGGAGCAGATTACGCGTTCGTTCCGAAGTACACGCAGTATCCTGAGGAAGCGAAGAAGCTGATCGCCTGGCTTTGCGGTCCAGAAGGACAGGCAATGCAGGTGAAACAGGGTGGGCACATTGCTACTGCCATTGGCATCGATCTGTCTGTGTATCCACCCGTCGACAGAGAGGTTGCGAAGATCGTGCAGGGTGTGGCCATGCTGCCAGATCTGGATGATTCAATTGGTGGGGAATTTCAGCCAGCGTTCTGGGATCAGCTCAAATTACTCTGGGTGGCTCCGGACAGGCTGAACGAAGTTATCAAAACGTTGCAGGAGAAGGCACCAAAGAAGTGA